A single window of Acidobacteriota bacterium DNA harbors:
- a CDS encoding amidohydrolase — MDLGAPSEILTAAKGILPWMIEIRRDLHQHPELGLEEHRTSQKVQGILRELSIDFQAGLGGTGVLGVIRGGGEGGIVALRADLDALPIQDDKDVDYASKVPGKMHACGHDVHTTMLLGAARLLEQEKESFNGIVKLLFQPAEETVGGAKLMIEAGALENPKVEAIFGVHVDSSLDVGTIGLHYGQRNASSDDLEIVVHGKAAHAAYPSVGVDAIVAAAHIVTAMQSIVSRNVDARAAAVVTLGVIEGGNQTNIIADRVRLAGTVRCLDREVRASVLQRIEETARTVARAMGARAEVTITPSYDPVINDEQMVELVRENSRRLLGEESAVIFDRPLMGVEDFGFYLTEIPGAFYSLGVRNEAEGIVHPVHFGLFDVDENAMAIGVALQVLNALSVVGSC; from the coding sequence ATGGACCTGGGCGCGCCATCCGAGATCCTGACTGCCGCAAAGGGAATTCTGCCCTGGATGATCGAAATCCGCCGTGACCTCCACCAGCATCCGGAGCTCGGCCTCGAGGAACATCGGACCAGCCAGAAGGTCCAGGGGATCCTGCGCGAGCTGTCGATCGATTTTCAGGCGGGTCTGGGAGGAACGGGCGTGCTCGGCGTCATTCGAGGGGGCGGTGAGGGCGGAATCGTGGCCCTCAGGGCGGACCTCGACGCGCTGCCGATCCAGGATGACAAGGACGTCGACTACGCATCGAAGGTCCCCGGAAAGATGCATGCCTGCGGACACGACGTGCACACCACGATGCTCCTCGGCGCGGCCAGGTTGCTGGAGCAGGAGAAGGAATCATTCAACGGAATCGTCAAGCTGCTGTTCCAGCCTGCGGAGGAGACGGTCGGCGGAGCGAAGCTGATGATCGAGGCCGGGGCTCTCGAGAACCCTAAGGTCGAAGCGATTTTCGGCGTCCACGTCGATTCCTCCCTCGATGTCGGTACGATCGGGCTCCACTACGGTCAGCGCAACGCCTCCTCGGACGATCTCGAGATCGTGGTGCACGGCAAGGCCGCCCATGCGGCCTACCCCTCGGTCGGCGTCGACGCCATCGTCGCCGCCGCACACATCGTCACCGCCATGCAGTCGATTGTCAGCCGAAATGTCGACGCACGGGCGGCGGCGGTCGTGACTCTGGGCGTCATCGAAGGTGGCAACCAGACCAACATCATTGCGGACAGAGTGCGGCTGGCGGGCACCGTGCGGTGCCTCGATCGCGAGGTGCGCGCCTCCGTGTTGCAGCGGATCGAGGAAACCGCTAGAACCGTAGCGCGGGCGATGGGTGCTCGGGCCGAGGTCACGATCACGCCGAGCTACGATCCGGTCATCAACGACGAGCAAATGGTCGAGCTGGTGCGTGAGAACTCGCGAAGACTGCTCGGCGAAGAATCGGCCGTCATCTTCGATCGACCCCTGATGGGGGTCGAGGACTTCGGCTTCTACCTGACCGAGATCCCGGGGGCGTTCTACTCCCTCGGCGTGCGCAACGAGGCAGAGGGAATCGTACACCCGGTGCACTTCGGGCTTTTCGACGTCGATGAGAATGCAATGGCGATTGGCGTCGCGTTGCAGGTCCTCAACGCCCTCTCTGTGGTGGGATCGTGCTGA